The following are from one region of the Paenibacillus sabinae T27 genome:
- the guaA gene encoding glutamine-hydrolyzing GMP synthase: MNKPNEIIVVLDFGGQYNQLIARRIRDLGVYSELLPYNTPVDRIKELSPKGIVFSGGPMSVYAEDAPHVDPAIYDLGLPIFGICYGMQLMAHQLSGKVERASKREYGKADLTFEAGATLVKGLEGSQTVWMSHGDHVSLLPEGFKLDAGTESAPIAAMSHEGRKLYAVQFHPEVRHSVNGNEMIKNFLYEVCGCDGNWTMESFIEDAIQDIRAKVGDKKVLCALSGGVDSSVVAMLIHRAIGDQLTCMFIDHGLLRKGEAESVMETFVGKFDIHVVKIDARDRFLGKLTGVDDPEQKRKIIGNEFIYCFDEESAKLGDFDFLAQGTLYTDIVESGTATAQTIKSHHNVGGLPEDMKFSLIEPLNTLFKDEVRKVGEELGLPHAIVWRQPFPGPGLAIRVLGEVTEDKLTIVRDSDYILREEIAKAGLESEIWQYFTALPNMKSVGVMGDARTYSYTVGIRAVTSIDGMTADWARIPWDVLEKISVRIVNEVENVNRVVYDITSKPPATIEWE, translated from the coding sequence ATGAACAAGCCAAATGAAATTATTGTTGTTCTCGATTTCGGAGGACAGTACAACCAATTGATCGCGCGCAGAATTCGGGATTTGGGCGTATACAGCGAACTTCTGCCATATAATACGCCAGTCGACCGGATCAAGGAACTCTCGCCCAAAGGTATCGTATTCTCCGGCGGCCCGATGAGCGTTTACGCCGAGGACGCTCCGCATGTGGACCCGGCCATTTATGATCTCGGACTGCCGATTTTTGGGATCTGCTACGGCATGCAGCTGATGGCTCATCAGCTAAGCGGCAAGGTCGAGCGAGCATCCAAGCGGGAATACGGCAAGGCGGATCTGACTTTCGAAGCCGGAGCGACGCTGGTCAAAGGTCTTGAAGGAAGCCAGACCGTATGGATGAGTCACGGCGACCACGTGTCCCTGCTTCCGGAAGGCTTCAAGCTGGATGCCGGTACCGAAAGCGCGCCGATCGCGGCAATGAGCCACGAAGGACGGAAGCTGTATGCGGTACAGTTCCACCCGGAAGTGCGCCACTCCGTGAACGGCAACGAGATGATTAAGAATTTCCTGTATGAAGTTTGCGGCTGCGATGGCAACTGGACGATGGAATCCTTTATCGAGGATGCCATTCAAGATATCCGCGCGAAGGTTGGCGACAAGAAGGTGCTGTGCGCCCTGAGCGGCGGCGTCGATTCTTCCGTTGTCGCGATGCTGATTCACCGCGCCATCGGCGACCAACTGACCTGTATGTTCATCGACCACGGTCTGCTCCGTAAAGGCGAAGCCGAGAGCGTAATGGAGACGTTCGTCGGCAAATTCGATATTCACGTTGTCAAGATTGACGCCCGTGATCGTTTCCTCGGCAAGTTAACCGGCGTAGACGATCCCGAACAGAAGCGCAAGATTATCGGCAACGAATTTATCTACTGCTTCGACGAGGAATCGGCCAAGCTCGGCGATTTTGATTTCCTTGCCCAGGGTACGCTGTACACGGACATCGTGGAGAGCGGAACCGCCACGGCGCAGACGATCAAGTCGCATCATAATGTCGGCGGACTGCCGGAGGACATGAAGTTCAGCCTGATCGAGCCGCTGAACACGCTGTTCAAGGACGAGGTGCGGAAGGTTGGCGAGGAGCTTGGCCTGCCGCATGCCATCGTATGGCGCCAGCCGTTCCCGGGACCGGGCCTCGCTATCCGCGTGCTGGGCGAGGTTACGGAGGACAAGCTGACGATTGTCCGTGATTCGGACTACATCCTGCGCGAGGAAATCGCCAAGGCGGGTCTTGAGAGCGAAATCTGGCAGTACTTCACCGCGCTGCCGAACATGAAGAGCGTAGGAGTCATGGGCGACGCCCGGACCTACTCCTATACGGTAGGCATCCGCGCCGTAACGTCCATCGACGGCATGACCGCCGACTGGGCCCGCATTCCGTGGGATGTGCTAGAGAAGATCTCCGTGCGGATTGTCAACGAAGTCGAGAACGTCAACCGCGTCGTCTACGACATTACCTCCAAGCCGCCGGCTACCATTGAGTGGGAATAG
- a CDS encoding YdeI/OmpD-associated family protein produces the protein MTNSRMNPKVDEFLSKAKKWQEEFEKLRMIILDCELTEDFKWMHPCYTFEKKNIVLIHGFKEYCALLFHKGALLKDTHGILIQQTENVQAARQIRFTNFREIAEMETILKAYIYEAIEVEKAGLEVNFKKHTEFNIPEEFQNKLDEIPDLKTAFEALTPGRQRAYILYFSEPKQSKTRVSRVEKYMQKILGGKGLND, from the coding sequence ATGACCAATAGCAGAATGAATCCTAAGGTTGATGAATTTTTAAGTAAAGCTAAAAAGTGGCAGGAAGAATTTGAGAAATTGCGAATGATCATTCTTGACTGTGAGCTGACCGAAGATTTTAAGTGGATGCATCCCTGCTACACGTTTGAGAAAAAAAACATCGTTCTAATACATGGATTTAAAGAGTATTGTGCACTACTGTTTCACAAAGGCGCCTTGTTAAAGGATACCCATGGGATTCTAATTCAACAAACGGAGAATGTGCAGGCGGCGCGTCAGATTCGGTTCACCAATTTTCGAGAAATAGCCGAGATGGAAACCATCTTGAAAGCCTATATTTATGAAGCCATTGAAGTCGAGAAGGCCGGTCTGGAAGTGAATTTTAAAAAGCATACCGAATTCAACATTCCTGAAGAATTTCAAAATAAACTCGATGAAATCCCTGACTTGAAAACGGCTTTTGAAGCATTGACGCCGGGACGGCAAAGAGCATACATTCTTTATTTCTCTGAACCCAAACAATCCAAAACGCGAGTGTCAAGGGTTGAAAAATATATGCAGAAAATTCTGGGCGGAAAGGGATTGAATGATTAG
- a CDS encoding NCS2 family permease has translation MERFFKLKENGTSVRTEIMAGLTTFMAMAYILSVNPGTLTAFGRIDMGWYSVFLATALAAGIFTIAMGLFINFPVALAPGMGLNAYFASVVLSSATSAHPFTWQMGLTAVFISGLIFILLTITRVRQILLDAIPDSLKHAITVGIGLFITIIGLKNSGIMTIGVEAGNAIPANTFTDVLYFETVFHLGSLNNTNVQLALIGLVLIGILMVLEVKGAILFGILGTTVIGMLMGAVDFATLSNPSTPWVPDFTQLNFLAFDWNGILHTGIISAIATFTFVELFDTFGTLVGTAQRAGIMDNPETGKKRVGKAMLVDAAAVAGGAMLGTSTTTAYIESAAGVAEGGRTGLTAVTTGVCFLLALFLAPVAALIPGSATAAALIIVGVLMAQSIRRIDFNDMVIAIPSFLTLAIMPFTYNIANGISFGIVTYVILAFVANLAGKKKYDIHWMMWLLAILVVLRYLLIGSQG, from the coding sequence TTGGAACGCTTTTTCAAACTCAAAGAGAACGGCACTTCGGTACGCACTGAAATTATGGCCGGTCTGACCACTTTTATGGCAATGGCGTATATTTTGTCGGTGAATCCCGGCACATTGACCGCCTTCGGTCGTATCGATATGGGCTGGTATTCGGTATTTTTGGCGACCGCGCTGGCCGCTGGCATTTTCACCATCGCCATGGGGCTGTTCATTAACTTCCCGGTTGCGCTTGCGCCCGGCATGGGTCTTAACGCGTATTTCGCATCGGTTGTCCTGTCCTCGGCGACGTCGGCCCATCCGTTTACCTGGCAAATGGGCTTGACGGCTGTCTTCATCTCTGGTCTGATCTTCATTCTGCTGACCATCACCCGGGTACGCCAGATTCTGCTTGATGCGATTCCGGACAGTCTCAAGCATGCGATCACGGTTGGCATCGGACTCTTCATCACGATTATCGGCCTGAAGAACAGCGGAATTATGACGATCGGCGTAGAGGCGGGCAATGCGATTCCGGCCAATACGTTTACCGATGTGCTGTACTTCGAAACGGTCTTTCATCTTGGAAGCCTTAATAACACCAATGTTCAGCTGGCCCTCATCGGTCTTGTACTGATCGGCATTCTGATGGTGCTGGAGGTCAAAGGCGCGATTCTGTTTGGTATTCTCGGCACTACAGTAATCGGCATGCTGATGGGCGCAGTCGATTTTGCCACCCTGTCCAATCCGTCTACGCCATGGGTTCCGGATTTCACGCAGCTGAACTTCCTGGCGTTTGACTGGAACGGCATTCTGCATACCGGCATTATTTCGGCGATTGCCACCTTCACCTTCGTCGAACTGTTCGACACCTTCGGCACGCTCGTCGGAACGGCGCAGCGCGCGGGAATTATGGACAACCCTGAGACGGGTAAAAAACGCGTCGGCAAAGCGATGCTCGTAGACGCGGCTGCGGTCGCCGGCGGCGCCATGCTGGGCACATCGACCACAACGGCTTACATCGAGAGCGCGGCGGGCGTGGCCGAAGGCGGACGTACGGGACTTACCGCCGTCACGACAGGCGTGTGCTTCCTGCTTGCCCTGTTCCTGGCGCCGGTAGCCGCTTTGATTCCCGGCTCCGCCACGGCGGCGGCCCTGATCATTGTCGGCGTGCTGATGGCGCAGTCCATCCGCCGGATTGATTTTAACGATATGGTTATCGCCATTCCGTCGTTCCTGACCCTCGCGATTATGCCTTTTACCTACAACATCGCGAACGGCATTTCTTTCGGTATCGTTACTTACGTGATCCTGGCGTTTGTAGCTAACCTTGCAGGCAAAAAGAAATACGATATCCACTGGATGATGTGGCTGCTGGCCATTCTGGTGGTCCTTCGTTACTTGCTGATCGGCAGCCAGGGCTAA
- a CDS encoding phospholipid carrier-dependent glycosyltransferase, which yields MKKWPNAAKLMFMLLLCMLALPAGTMFAEGNLLQNSGFEESASNAPASWNKDVWVQGDQASLLSVESADVHSGSFAAAVENMQPNHAKWIQTVAVKPDTHYRISGWVKMVNAGAEGIGANIFVVGVGGGYPSTKDTGGGWQQLTFVGKTGPDQKEMGIGAALGGYGNLATGKAYFDDLSVEELSSAPAGASVLSLDPGSSSAGTAGKPVKISSKDILLFSALFACLFAWVYRTALRSRRLLRRENCNFGLWLGLVLAAAFLLRLWLGWTSQGYMNDMKTFMFWGQRLAEVGPGRFYQKGLFADYPPGYLYILYLLHVIQGGLGLSPDSPGEMLLFKLPAILSDIAAGWFIYRIGSKKLTSGIALGLAALYLFNPAVLTDSAVWGQADAFFVLFLLLSINAVSDKRLAVSALWFAVATAVKPQALIFTPVLLFAFLHYRAWKELLKGAVYGLAAFALITLPFFWDNGGLGGLIDLYKSTLSSYPYSTVNAFNLYMLIAPSWAPIDRLWLGIPFRAWGNIAIIAAVLLAGVYSFRKDKKDLSKSFFIGLVLIVVMFVVGTKMHERYMFPALILSLFVFMETKDRRLLMLFFGLSLTQYVNVAYVLLHLNAGQNPGSDGIVLVTSIANIGLLLFMLYIGWDIYFRGKILPFALPYTDRQLREADLALAGELRPSSHGRPGGVFPRLVRKDWLWMGGITLLYGALSLVNLGSSSSPQTVWAPSAAGESFYVDLGAAKQLDKVRIFGGVGTGEFTLEFGDTPGTWSGPVKIKEDVGNVFIWKSQELNATARYVRVYVNSPGFYLHEMAFYEQGNASPLAVADVSPDTGGTPKKGEPANLFDERQLIPANSGFMNSTYFDEIYHARTAYEYAHGIVPYENTHPPLGKLLISVGMTLFGVNPFGWRIVGTVFGIAMLPVIYMMALRLFGRTRYAALAAGLFALDFMHFTQTRIATIDVYGVFFIMLMFYFMQRYTVMNFYRDPLRKTLWPLFWSGLFFGIGVASKWIVLYGGAGLAIMLGISLFDRFRQYRAARRLLAAGKGGDAEMSSACREAERTFWSRTIITLACCLVFFVVIPAVIYSLSFIPVLSVTPEGYTFKGLIQAQKDMYDYHSQLVATHPFSSQWWQWPFMKRPVWFFSGGEGLPAGQVSSIVTMGNPLIWWTGVFAILAVLWLTLKRREKQQYVIWIGYFSQYVPWMLVPRETFLYHYFAMVPFLILALVYVLKLSDGYFPESRSRVIRYVFVAGAALLFVMFYPVLSGLQVSGDYVTGVLRWFPTWVF from the coding sequence ATGAAGAAGTGGCCAAATGCCGCAAAATTGATGTTTATGCTTCTGCTGTGTATGCTTGCCTTGCCTGCGGGAACAATGTTTGCGGAAGGGAATCTTTTGCAAAATTCCGGCTTTGAGGAGTCGGCTTCGAATGCGCCCGCTTCCTGGAATAAGGACGTGTGGGTTCAGGGCGACCAGGCAAGCCTGCTTTCCGTGGAATCTGCAGATGTCCATTCCGGCAGCTTCGCAGCCGCTGTAGAGAATATGCAGCCGAATCATGCCAAATGGATTCAGACCGTTGCCGTCAAGCCGGACACCCATTACCGGATATCCGGTTGGGTGAAAATGGTGAACGCGGGAGCGGAGGGAATCGGAGCCAATATCTTCGTCGTCGGCGTAGGCGGGGGATATCCAAGCACCAAGGATACCGGCGGAGGCTGGCAGCAACTCACGTTCGTGGGCAAGACGGGCCCGGATCAAAAAGAAATGGGCATCGGCGCCGCCCTCGGCGGGTACGGCAATTTGGCCACCGGCAAAGCGTACTTCGATGATTTGTCCGTGGAAGAGCTGAGCTCCGCCCCGGCCGGGGCTTCGGTACTCTCGCTTGATCCCGGTTCGTCTTCGGCGGGTACGGCGGGAAAGCCGGTTAAAATTTCATCCAAGGATATTTTGCTCTTCTCCGCGCTGTTCGCCTGCCTGTTCGCGTGGGTGTACCGGACTGCGCTTCGCAGCCGCCGCCTGCTCCGAAGAGAGAATTGCAACTTTGGCCTATGGCTGGGTTTGGTTCTTGCCGCGGCTTTCCTGCTGCGCCTGTGGCTCGGCTGGACTTCGCAGGGCTATATGAACGACATGAAGACCTTTATGTTCTGGGGGCAGCGGCTCGCCGAGGTAGGCCCGGGACGCTTTTACCAGAAAGGCCTGTTTGCGGATTATCCTCCAGGGTATCTTTATATATTGTATCTTCTGCATGTCATACAGGGCGGACTCGGCCTGAGCCCGGATTCTCCCGGAGAGATGCTGCTGTTCAAGCTGCCGGCGATTCTATCGGATATTGCGGCCGGATGGTTCATTTACCGGATCGGAAGCAAGAAGCTTACGAGCGGGATTGCGCTCGGTCTTGCGGCGCTGTATTTGTTTAACCCGGCCGTACTTACGGATTCGGCGGTGTGGGGGCAGGCGGATGCCTTTTTCGTACTGTTCCTGCTGCTCAGCATTAACGCCGTCTCGGATAAACGGCTGGCCGTTTCCGCGCTCTGGTTCGCGGTCGCCACGGCGGTGAAGCCGCAGGCGCTTATTTTTACGCCGGTGCTGCTGTTTGCGTTCCTGCACTACCGCGCCTGGAAGGAGCTGCTAAAGGGTGCAGTGTACGGGCTGGCCGCATTTGCCCTGATCACCTTGCCGTTCTTTTGGGACAACGGGGGGCTCGGCGGACTGATTGATCTTTACAAAAGCACGCTGTCTTCCTACCCTTACTCGACCGTCAACGCTTTTAATCTCTATATGCTTATCGCTCCGAGCTGGGCGCCAATCGACCGGTTATGGCTTGGAATCCCTTTCCGCGCCTGGGGCAATATCGCAATTATCGCCGCCGTGCTTTTGGCCGGGGTCTACTCGTTCCGCAAAGATAAGAAGGATCTGTCCAAGTCCTTCTTTATCGGTCTGGTTCTGATTGTGGTCATGTTTGTCGTCGGGACCAAAATGCATGAACGGTACATGTTCCCGGCGCTTATCCTAAGTTTATTCGTTTTTATGGAGACCAAGGACCGGAGGCTGCTGATGCTGTTCTTCGGTCTGAGCTTGACCCAGTACGTCAATGTGGCCTATGTGCTGCTGCATCTGAATGCCGGGCAGAATCCGGGCTCGGACGGCATTGTTCTGGTCACATCAATCGCCAACATCGGGCTGCTGCTCTTCATGCTGTACATCGGGTGGGATATTTACTTTAGGGGAAAAATCCTCCCGTTTGCTCTTCCGTATACGGACCGGCAGCTTCGTGAAGCCGACCTGGCGCTCGCCGGAGAGCTCCGTCCTTCAAGTCATGGCCGCCCGGGAGGCGTATTCCCGAGGCTGGTGCGAAAGGACTGGCTGTGGATGGGGGGCATTACCTTGCTCTATGGCGCGCTGTCTCTGGTCAATCTCGGCTCGTCCTCTTCGCCGCAGACGGTCTGGGCGCCTTCAGCCGCCGGTGAAAGCTTCTATGTGGATTTGGGAGCCGCGAAGCAGCTGGATAAGGTAAGAATATTCGGCGGCGTGGGCACGGGCGAATTTACGCTGGAGTTTGGCGACACGCCTGGTACCTGGTCCGGACCCGTCAAGATTAAGGAGGACGTCGGCAACGTCTTTATCTGGAAAAGCCAGGAGCTTAACGCCACCGCGCGTTATGTCCGGGTCTATGTGAATAGCCCGGGCTTCTACCTGCATGAGATGGCCTTTTATGAGCAAGGCAACGCGTCGCCGCTGGCCGTTGCCGATGTGTCGCCGGATACGGGAGGAACTCCCAAAAAAGGCGAGCCGGCTAACCTGTTCGACGAACGGCAGCTCATTCCGGCGAACTCGGGCTTTATGAACAGCACCTATTTTGATGAGATTTATCATGCCCGAACCGCTTATGAGTATGCCCATGGCATCGTTCCTTATGAGAACACGCATCCGCCGCTCGGCAAGCTGCTGATTTCCGTCGGCATGACTCTGTTTGGCGTCAATCCGTTCGGCTGGCGGATCGTCGGTACGGTGTTTGGAATCGCCATGCTGCCTGTCATTTATATGATGGCGCTGCGGCTGTTCGGGCGGACGCGCTACGCGGCGCTTGCGGCAGGGCTGTTCGCGCTGGACTTTATGCATTTCACGCAGACCCGGATCGCCACCATTGATGTGTACGGCGTCTTCTTCATCATGCTGATGTTCTATTTCATGCAGCGTTATACCGTTATGAATTTCTACCGTGATCCGCTGCGCAAGACGCTGTGGCCGCTCTTTTGGTCCGGACTGTTCTTCGGCATCGGCGTCGCCTCCAAATGGATTGTCCTTTATGGAGGGGCGGGTCTGGCGATAATGCTTGGCATATCGCTATTTGACCGGTTCCGGCAGTACCGGGCCGCCCGGCGCCTGCTTGCCGCCGGAAAGGGCGGAGACGCGGAAATGTCCTCCGCCTGCCGGGAGGCTGAACGAACGTTCTGGAGCAGAACGATCATCACGCTGGCATGCTGCCTTGTCTTTTTTGTCGTGATACCGGCCGTGATTTACAGTCTGTCGTTTATTCCCGTTCTGTCCGTCACACCGGAAGGCTATACGTTCAAAGGACTCATTCAAGCGCAAAAGGACATGTATGATTACCACAGCCAGCTTGTGGCTACCCATCCGTTCTCTTCCCAGTGGTGGCAGTGGCCCTTCATGAAGCGGCCGGTATGGTTTTTCAGCGGCGGGGAAGGCCTGCCGGCAGGACAGGTGAGCAGCATTGTGACAATGGGCAATCCGCTGATCTGGTGGACCGGTGTGTTTGCCATTCTCGCTGTGCTCTGGCTAACGCTGAAGCGCCGGGAGAAGCAGCAGTACGTCATTTGGATCGGTTATTTTTCCCAGTATGTTCCCTGGATGCTCGTTCCGCGCGAGACGTTCCTTTACCATTATTTCGCCATGGTGCCGTTCCTGATTCTGGCGCTGGTCTATGTGCTGAAGCTGTCGGACGGATACTTCCCGGAATCGCGGTCCAGAGTTATTCGTTATGTGTTTGTCGCGGGAGCGGCGCTGCTCTTCGTGATGTTCTATCCCGTCCTGTCGGGGCTGCAGGTTAGCGGAGATTATGTGACGGGCGTCCTGCGCTGGTTCCCGACTTGGGTCTTCTAG
- a CDS encoding glycosyltransferase family 2 protein, which yields MKARYSVIVPMYNEEEVISHTYERLKEVMDRSGDAYELIFVNDGSRDRSAEMIREIAVRDEHVKLIDFSRNFGHQIAITAGMDYARGEAVVVIDADLQDPPEVILELIAKWKQGYEVVYAKRLKRHGETFFKKMTAKLFYRLLSSMTSVDIPTDTGDFRLIDRKVCDVLRELKEKNRYVRGLVSWVGFRQTMVEYVREERFAGETKYPLKKMIRFALDGITSFSHKPLKIASYLGFSLSFSSFIFLFFVLMQKWFTSRTVPGWASIVGVNLLFNGIVLMILGVIGEYIGRIYDESKDRPLYIVRRTVGYTSLKEEEAELLREEAGLTRKGVPHE from the coding sequence ATGAAAGCCAGATACAGCGTGATCGTCCCGATGTATAATGAGGAAGAAGTCATCTCCCATACGTATGAGCGCCTGAAAGAAGTCATGGACCGTTCCGGAGATGCGTACGAACTGATTTTCGTGAACGACGGAAGCCGGGACCGCTCAGCCGAGATGATCCGGGAGATTGCAGTCCGGGACGAGCATGTGAAGCTTATTGATTTTTCGCGGAATTTCGGCCATCAGATCGCGATTACCGCCGGTATGGACTATGCCCGGGGCGAAGCAGTCGTCGTGATCGACGCGGATCTTCAGGACCCGCCGGAGGTCATCCTGGAGCTAATTGCCAAATGGAAGCAGGGGTATGAGGTGGTGTATGCCAAACGGCTGAAGCGCCACGGCGAGACCTTTTTCAAAAAAATGACCGCCAAGCTCTTTTACCGCCTGCTCAGTAGCATGACCAGCGTGGATATCCCGACCGATACGGGCGACTTCCGCCTGATTGACCGCAAGGTGTGCGATGTGCTGCGCGAGCTGAAGGAGAAGAACCGCTATGTCAGAGGTCTTGTCAGCTGGGTCGGCTTCCGTCAGACGATGGTGGAGTACGTTCGCGAAGAGCGTTTTGCCGGGGAAACGAAGTATCCTCTCAAAAAAATGATCCGGTTTGCGCTCGACGGCATCACGTCCTTTTCGCACAAACCGCTCAAAATCGCATCTTATCTCGGATTTTCGCTCTCTTTTTCCAGTTTTATCTTTCTGTTCTTCGTCTTGATGCAAAAATGGTTCACCTCCCGCACCGTGCCCGGCTGGGCCTCCATTGTAGGGGTGAATCTGCTGTTTAACGGGATTGTACTTATGATTCTCGGGGTAATCGGGGAATACATCGGCCGGATTTACGACGAATCGAAGGATCGGCCGCTGTATATTGTCCGCCGGACCGTGGGCTATACCAGCCTGAAAGAAGAGGAAGCTGAGCTCCTTCGCGAGGAAGCTGGACTTACGCGGAAGGGCGTGCCTCATGAATAA
- a CDS encoding GtrA family protein, translated as MNNKNMRGEIIQFVKFNIVGLLNTLVDMAVFALLNSLGLYYVVGQIISYGAGTANSFILNSNITFKDRKRSKEDGFDYKQLMRFIVLNLVVLGISLLLMSLLIDRLGLKELVSKVLVTFVTVIINFVGSRKWVFVNPKQPLSVSGEAVSGGDADQR; from the coding sequence ATGAATAACAAAAATATGCGCGGCGAAATCATCCAGTTCGTTAAATTTAATATTGTCGGTCTGCTGAATACGCTCGTCGATATGGCCGTGTTCGCGCTGCTGAATTCGCTCGGACTGTACTATGTCGTGGGCCAGATCATCTCTTATGGGGCGGGAACGGCCAACAGCTTTATTTTAAACAGCAATATAACGTTCAAGGACCGGAAGCGGTCCAAAGAGGACGGGTTCGATTATAAGCAGCTGATGAGGTTTATTGTTTTGAATTTGGTTGTGCTGGGTATATCTTTGCTGCTGATGAGCTTGCTAATCGACCGGCTGGGACTGAAGGAGCTGGTATCGAAGGTACTGGTTACCTTTGTTACGGTCATCATCAATTTTGTCGGCAGCAGAAAATGGGTGTTCGTGAACCCGAAGCAGCCCCTGTCCGTTTCGGGCGAGGCGGTCTCCGGAGGGGATGCGGACCAACGTTAG
- a CDS encoding class D sortase, which produces MRKLSYIIIIAGVLLLLYPKASEWFEDWQQQKLLEEAERNFEQGTNTAQTSVDPDLRLKYAKVTQLLADESVLGEESESADNNGASDAGEQAIGLIEIDTIDAKLPVLEGATKANMRHSAVHLTETAPLGEVGNAAIAAHRAHTKGRLFNRLNEVKIGDTITVKTRGKVYNYIVYDIQIVDPTDISVLEGNKKDRILTLITCDPLINPTHRLIVHAKLP; this is translated from the coding sequence TTGCGCAAGCTGTCCTATATCATTATTATTGCGGGCGTTCTGCTGCTCCTGTATCCGAAGGCCAGCGAATGGTTCGAAGACTGGCAGCAGCAGAAGCTGCTGGAGGAAGCGGAACGGAACTTTGAACAAGGAACGAATACGGCTCAGACCTCTGTCGATCCCGACTTGCGGCTCAAATACGCCAAAGTGACGCAGCTGCTTGCGGATGAATCGGTATTGGGCGAAGAATCTGAATCTGCGGATAATAATGGGGCTTCGGACGCCGGCGAGCAAGCGATCGGACTGATTGAGATCGATACGATTGATGCCAAGCTTCCCGTGCTTGAAGGAGCCACCAAAGCGAATATGAGGCATTCAGCCGTGCATCTGACCGAGACCGCTCCGCTCGGAGAAGTAGGCAATGCGGCCATTGCTGCTCACCGCGCTCATACCAAAGGCAGACTGTTTAACCGTCTGAACGAAGTGAAGATCGGAGATACGATCACCGTTAAGACCAGAGGGAAAGTCTATAATTATATCGTTTATGATATTCAGATCGTTGATCCGACAGACATTTCCGTGCTGGAGGGCAATAAAAAAGACCGGATCTTGACGCTGATTACCTGCGATCCGCTGATCAACCCGACCCATCGGCTTATTGTCCACGCAAAACTTCCGTGA
- a CDS encoding transglutaminase-like domain-containing protein, whose product MKKLYAVILALLIVAASAEATPAAAASSGSEWLDASELSQGVVGIQYNVPQNKRTKLMITKNGSSYTYNLFASEPNESFPLQQGNGTYRISILENTSGNKYKVVYSDSVDLSLSDPNAVYLSSVQNVNWSPSDKAVQKAKQLTQNAATDKEKVTAIYNYIVSNIKYDYALAANVANDYVPSIDNTLASKKGICYDYASLFAAMLRSVDVPAKLVMGNSSYVAEYHAWNEVLIGGKWVTIDTTVDAGLGKSGKTAPLIKSASKYTAVKYY is encoded by the coding sequence ATGAAGAAGTTGTATGCGGTGATCCTCGCTTTATTAATCGTCGCCGCCTCCGCCGAAGCGACTCCGGCAGCCGCTGCGAGCAGCGGGTCCGAATGGCTGGATGCTTCGGAGTTAAGCCAAGGTGTTGTCGGCATTCAATATAACGTTCCGCAGAACAAGCGCACCAAACTGATGATCACCAAGAACGGCAGCAGCTATACCTACAACCTGTTCGCATCGGAGCCTAATGAATCTTTCCCTCTTCAACAAGGCAACGGTACCTATCGCATCTCCATCCTTGAGAACACCAGCGGCAATAAATATAAAGTGGTGTATTCCGACTCGGTCGACCTCTCGCTAAGCGACCCCAACGCTGTATATTTGAGCTCCGTGCAGAATGTGAATTGGAGTCCCTCGGACAAAGCGGTACAAAAAGCGAAACAATTGACTCAGAACGCTGCCACGGACAAAGAAAAGGTAACCGCCATCTACAACTATATCGTCTCCAATATTAAATATGATTACGCTTTGGCCGCTAATGTAGCCAATGATTATGTGCCGAGTATCGACAATACGCTTGCCTCCAAAAAAGGAATTTGCTATGACTACGCCTCCCTTTTCGCCGCCATGCTTCGGAGTGTGGATGTACCGGCCAAGCTGGTCATGGGCAATAGCAGCTATGTAGCTGAGTACCATGCCTGGAACGAAGTCCTCATCGGAGGCAAGTGGGTCACTATCGATACAACAGTTGATGCGGGCTTGGGCAAGAGCGGCAAGACGGCTCCCCTGATTAAAAGCGCAAGTAAATATACGGCCGTGAAGTATTACTAA
- a CDS encoding heme-binding protein yields the protein MAATAEEVLQQEHDMELDSFSAEDAFTLGMNVLEIAGEQSNSLVVSVRRNGKLLFYKAGPDTVIDQDDRIRRKTNAVNLKGRSSLYLFLKYEGDEQAFCQANSVKAEDYALYGGCFPIKLRNKGMIGTVAVSGLTAEEEHMLCLNAISLLRRQQYEGEASSAK from the coding sequence ATGGCAGCGACGGCGGAAGAGGTATTGCAGCAGGAACACGATATGGAGCTTGATTCATTTTCGGCGGAGGATGCGTTCACGCTGGGGATGAATGTGCTGGAAATTGCCGGTGAACAAAGCAACAGTCTCGTCGTTTCGGTTAGACGCAACGGAAAGCTGTTATTTTATAAAGCCGGACCTGATACAGTAATAGATCAGGATGATCGTATCCGGAGAAAGACGAATGCGGTGAATCTGAAGGGCCGCAGTTCTTTGTATCTTTTTCTGAAGTATGAGGGGGATGAGCAGGCCTTTTGCCAGGCTAACAGCGTTAAAGCCGAGGATTATGCCCTGTATGGAGGATGTTTTCCGATCAAGCTGCGAAATAAGGGGATGATCGGAACGGTGGCGGTTAGCGGGCTGACCGCGGAGGAGGAACATATGTTGTGTCTGAATGCTATCTCCCTGCTAAGGCGGCAGCAATATGAGGGTGAAGCATCGTCCGCCAAATGA